One genomic region from Sphingobacterium sp. UGAL515B_05 encodes:
- a CDS encoding class I SAM-dependent methyltransferase, whose product MKTRQPDNTALRTALWRALHVLIDEKPYVIDDKIGYDLIKPEAEWQERPDMKYTKRLRASIVACARFVEDVAKTEIENGIKQYVVT is encoded by the coding sequence ATGAAAACAAGACAACCAGACAATACAGCATTACGAACAGCTTTGTGGAGAGCGTTACACGTTTTGATAGACGAAAAACCTTATGTAATTGACGACAAAATTGGATATGACTTAATCAAACCCGAGGCAGAATGGCAAGAACGCCCTGATATGAAATATACCAAACGACTTCGTGCTTCTATTGTTGCTTGTGCGCGATTTGTTGAAGATGTTGCAAAAACTGAAATTGAGAACGGAATAAAACAATATGTTGTTACTTGA
- a CDS encoding tetratricopeptide repeat protein translates to MRNKILTLLLLLTIFTVYGQKKMEQTFFTWDDFVKGYSKEIVSAEDVFTNMVKSGLKDNCMTKMDFTFISDKKENLQKLGEFIKVHYPYTVLEVKKYEKLWELNGETNEIPMTADNLLFWGLDMYKRGFEFDAKLDAYGGPFDPKEQKFPVIDTTKADYYFDKGLACYNNGDLSGAIFNWNFAIQIDPTDPNAYYSRAIVKNELYIWKSALKDYDKALEIAPKFVSALINRGGLKDQNGDYQGAIADYETILKLDKLGQEAKQQAYFNLGNTYFNLRDKRRACENWNRALDNGAEYAKERINEYCK, encoded by the coding sequence ATGAGAAATAAGATATTGACACTATTACTTTTACTAACAATCTTCACAGTCTACGGACAAAAGAAAATGGAACAGACATTCTTCACTTGGGACGATTTTGTTAAGGGATATAGCAAAGAAATAGTTTCTGCCGAAGACGTTTTTACTAATATGGTCAAGAGTGGTCTTAAAGACAACTGCATGACAAAAATGGATTTTACTTTTATCTCAGACAAAAAAGAGAACTTACAAAAACTTGGAGAATTTATCAAGGTACATTATCCCTATACCGTTCTAGAAGTTAAAAAATACGAAAAACTCTGGGAATTAAACGGTGAGACCAATGAAATTCCAATGACAGCCGACAACTTACTTTTTTGGGGTTTGGATATGTATAAAAGAGGTTTTGAATTTGACGCAAAACTTGACGCTTACGGTGGACCATTTGACCCGAAGGAACAAAAATTTCCAGTCATTGACACAACAAAAGCGGACTATTATTTTGATAAAGGTTTAGCATGTTATAACAATGGAGATTTAAGTGGCGCAATATTTAATTGGAACTTTGCAATCCAAATTGACCCAACAGACCCAAATGCTTACTATTCAAGAGCTATCGTGAAAAACGAGCTGTACATCTGGAAATCGGCACTTAAAGACTACGACAAAGCATTAGAAATTGCACCAAAATTTGTAAGTGCTTTAATAAATCGTGGTGGACTTAAAGACCAAAATGGAGATTATCAGGGTGCAATTGCTGACTATGAAACAATTTTGAAACTTGACAAACTGGGGCAGGAAGCAAAACAACAAGCATACTTCAATTTAGGAAACACGTATTTCAATTTAAGAGACAAAAGGAGAGCTTGCGAAAATTGGAATAGAGCACTTGACAACGGAGCAGAATATGCAAAAGAACGAATTAATGAATACTGCAAATAG
- a CDS encoding DUF4919 domain-containing protein, with the protein MKIKTLNLMLILMFLNTLLYAQKNQISYEFEERIKTEIENPSSQYFYPNLLNKITTEPEKISSEEIKFLYYGQIYKKGSGLAFLDNPNEDNFRKAVIKNNCSKILKLGYSNLAKNPVELSTLIPVCGCQQKKGTTDNNYLGARLKMVLETIFETGDGKTKETAIKIANVEDDLWVNGILGFEGDKESFETSNGRIFSVWENGKEKIYFEDSWNYKYN; encoded by the coding sequence ATGAAAATAAAAACACTAAATCTAATGCTAATATTGATGTTTTTGAATACGCTTTTATATGCTCAAAAAAATCAAATTTCATACGAATTCGAAGAAAGAATTAAAACAGAAATAGAAAATCCATCTTCACAGTATTTCTATCCTAATTTATTAAATAAAATAACAACTGAACCTGAAAAAATATCAAGTGAAGAAATTAAATTTTTGTACTACGGTCAAATATATAAAAAAGGAAGTGGGCTCGCTTTTTTAGATAATCCAAACGAGGATAATTTCAGAAAAGCGGTTATAAAAAATAACTGTTCTAAAATATTGAAATTGGGCTACTCAAATTTGGCGAAAAATCCTGTAGAACTCTCCACATTAATTCCTGTCTGTGGTTGTCAACAAAAGAAGGGGACAACAGATAACAATTATTTAGGTGCAAGATTAAAAATGGTTTTAGAAACAATTTTTGAGACTGGAGACGGAAAAACGAAAGAAACTGCTATAAAAATAGCAAATGTCGAAGACGATTTATGGGTAAATGGAATTTTAGGATTTGAGGGAGATAAAGAATCGTTTGAAACTTCAAATGGTAGAATTTTTAGTGTCTGGGAAAATGGAAAGGAGAAAATTTACTTTGAAGACAGTTGGAACTATAAGTATAACTAA